One segment of Candidatus Manganitrophus noduliformans DNA contains the following:
- a CDS encoding DUF481 domain-containing protein, giving the protein MKQLIRNVVLFSFLMLIVSPLAAQEIPPWRGNLELSFVETSGNTNAETLVVAGKAERTFEASKLWGEVRALYGKSEGVTSDKNWIGILKYDRNITEQTYGFLSQTVERNTPKGIEARYITLTGLGRYFIKTAADTLRAEAGLGYTRENQVRPLDDNGFATARLFGGYIHAFTEKTRFEQTAEYTPSLQEPKDYLINEESAFITNLMGNLAFKISYAVLYDNRPPVGFGKYDRLFKTALLYTF; this is encoded by the coding sequence ATGAAACAGTTGATCCGAAACGTCGTGTTGTTTTCTTTCTTGATGCTGATTGTGAGCCCGCTTGCTGCGCAGGAGATCCCGCCGTGGCGAGGAAACCTGGAGCTCTCGTTTGTCGAGACCTCCGGGAATACGAACGCGGAGACCCTGGTGGTGGCCGGCAAGGCGGAGCGGACCTTTGAGGCCTCAAAGCTGTGGGGGGAGGTGAGAGCGCTTTATGGAAAAAGCGAGGGGGTCACCTCCGACAAAAACTGGATCGGCATCCTCAAATACGACCGGAACATCACCGAGCAGACGTACGGCTTTCTCTCCCAGACGGTGGAGCGGAACACCCCGAAGGGGATCGAAGCCCGCTATATCACCCTGACCGGTTTGGGGCGTTATTTTATCAAGACCGCCGCGGACACCCTCCGGGCGGAGGCCGGTCTCGGCTACACCCGGGAGAACCAGGTCCGTCCTTTGGATGACAACGGTTTTGCAACGGCCCGCCTCTTCGGCGGCTATATCCATGCCTTCACGGAGAAGACCCGATTCGAGCAGACGGCGGAGTACACGCCGAGCTTACAGGAGCCGAAAGATTACCTGATCAACGAAGAATCGGCCTTCATTACGAACCTGATGGGGAACCTCGCTTTCAAGATCTCCTATGCCGTCCTCTACGACAACCGGCCTCCCGTCGGGTTCGGGAAATATGATCGTCTTTTTAAGACGGCGCTGCTCTATACGTTTTGA
- a CDS encoding sensor histidine kinase, with product MIHLSRWNIGLQTKITLYVIGIVVSVLSIAITASRLVIERQARLLLREEYITLVRQIGAGIGTLEELRDRSILEEELAKLREIDPEILLIEIFDLAAGAPHLIAGSGKAVSGLSPLPGELEIKTILRGDPVAHLAELRGQLFWEIQAPVRIGTQVSGLVLAQISMTGFEALVARDRLHAFLVTGAVAAVILVFLVWYLRQRIGRPIGSLVAEMARVEAGDLERQVSIESQDEIGALAAQFNRMLLRLREGTDAVRQLNESLQGRIERATAEVNRRYEELVRVNRRLSEMQLRLADSERLAAAGQMAAALAHKIGTPLHSTLGHLQRLKRDTSTEKREERLKIIESQLERMVQSIQEVLEKVRKPAPRMAPVEINPLLQGLLDLVMPGLSFRGIEMRASFEERLPATLGDNGELQEAFLNLLTNAMDAMPNGGLLRLETRSIDGAIHVTIADTGVGIAEADLEKIFEPFFSTKERGKGTGLGLSICRNIIRAHGGEIEAESRRGAGTTLIITLPVRDHETK from the coding sequence ATGATCCATTTGTCCCGATGGAACATCGGTCTTCAGACGAAGATTACCCTTTATGTGATCGGGATCGTCGTTTCGGTCCTCTCCATTGCAATTACCGCGTCGCGACTGGTCATCGAAAGGCAGGCCCGTCTGCTTCTTCGGGAGGAATATATCACCCTCGTCAGGCAGATCGGGGCCGGTATCGGAACTCTTGAGGAGCTTCGAGACCGGTCGATTTTAGAGGAAGAACTGGCGAAGCTCCGGGAGATTGATCCGGAGATCCTTCTGATAGAAATTTTCGATCTGGCAGCAGGCGCACCTCATCTGATAGCAGGAAGCGGGAAGGCAGTCAGCGGATTAAGTCCCCTGCCTGGTGAATTGGAAATCAAAACGATCCTGCGAGGGGATCCCGTGGCACATCTCGCGGAGCTACGGGGACAGCTTTTTTGGGAAATCCAGGCGCCGGTCCGGATCGGAACGCAGGTTTCAGGCTTGGTCCTTGCACAGATTTCCATGACCGGATTTGAAGCGCTGGTGGCGCGGGATCGCCTCCATGCCTTTCTGGTGACAGGGGCGGTCGCGGCGGTGATCCTGGTTTTCCTGGTCTGGTATCTGCGCCAGAGGATCGGACGCCCGATCGGGTCGCTGGTGGCCGAGATGGCCCGCGTGGAGGCGGGCGACCTGGAACGGCAGGTTTCAATCGAATCTCAAGACGAAATCGGCGCACTCGCGGCGCAATTCAACCGGATGCTTCTGAGGCTTCGGGAGGGAACCGACGCGGTCCGGCAGCTAAACGAGTCGTTGCAGGGGCGGATCGAGCGGGCTACCGCTGAAGTCAACCGGCGCTACGAAGAGCTGGTGCGGGTGAACCGGCGTCTCTCCGAAATGCAGCTCCGGCTGGCCGACAGCGAGCGGCTGGCCGCGGCGGGGCAAATGGCGGCGGCGCTGGCTCACAAGATCGGGACCCCCCTTCACTCGACCCTGGGGCACCTGCAGCGGCTCAAGCGGGACACCTCGACGGAGAAGCGGGAGGAGCGGCTGAAGATCATCGAGTCGCAGCTGGAGCGGATGGTTCAGAGCATCCAAGAGGTCCTCGAAAAGGTCCGCAAGCCGGCTCCCCGGATGGCGCCAGTGGAGATCAATCCCCTTTTACAGGGGCTGCTCGATCTGGTCATGCCGGGGCTTTCGTTCCGCGGCATCGAGATGCGGGCTTCTTTTGAGGAGCGGCTGCCGGCGACGCTCGGGGACAATGGGGAGCTGCAGGAAGCGTTTCTCAACCTTCTCACCAATGCAATGGATGCCATGCCGAACGGCGGGCTCTTGCGTTTGGAGACCCGATCGATTGACGGCGCGATCCACGTCACCATCGCCGATACCGGCGTCGGAATCGCCGAAGCCGATCTGGAAAAGATCTTCGAGCCGTTCTTCTCGA
- a CDS encoding chloride channel protein, whose translation MAPVSKSSTTEGLPVAPALEAAHVPQRATRVDRRVVQMTFVAVLIALVAGVIAQGLAHLIDLITNIAFYGRFALTPVSPAGHQLGIFVLFVPVVGGILVGFMARYGSKSIRGHGIPEAMEQVLINQSRIPARMAFLKPISAAIAIGTGGPFGAEGPIIATGGALGSVVGQLLKTTADERKILLSAGAAAGMSATFGSPVSAVLLAIELLLFEFRPRSFIPVALASVTAAAVRMGFVGAAPAFAMPELAQPAGAAIASYIFLGAAVGVVSVYITRAVYAIEDGFEHLPIHWMWWPALGAVAVGVIGYAVPRTLGIGYENIEEILSGEITGQALVILFTFKFISWAVSLGSGTSGGTLAPLFTIGGGLGAALGSATLFLFPHIGLDVRVAALVGMAAIFAGASRALLASVVFAFETTMQPLGLLPLLGGCTAAYLVSSLLMKHTIMTEKIARRGVQVLTEYTVDSLAQTLVRESASYPAVSLKADMTVEQVRSWVALDLPESRHQGFPILDPEGRLIGVLTRRDLFDPNIPVTTPLRELIKRPPAVVFEAHTLREAADLMVEEDIGRLPVITRSHPSKVVAMLTRSDLLLAHRKRLEEAHQMQQSIRWGKGPSASG comes from the coding sequence ATGGCTCCTGTATCGAAATCATCAACGACTGAAGGCCTGCCGGTCGCCCCTGCATTAGAGGCGGCGCATGTTCCCCAGCGGGCGACGCGGGTGGACCGGCGCGTCGTCCAGATGACCTTCGTCGCCGTGCTTATCGCGCTTGTTGCGGGGGTGATTGCGCAAGGTCTCGCCCATTTGATCGATCTAATCACCAACATCGCCTTTTATGGCCGTTTTGCTTTGACGCCTGTTTCACCTGCAGGTCATCAACTTGGAATCTTTGTGCTCTTTGTCCCTGTCGTGGGTGGAATCTTGGTCGGTTTCATGGCGCGCTACGGCTCCAAGAGCATCCGCGGACACGGCATTCCGGAAGCGATGGAGCAGGTTCTGATCAATCAAAGCCGTATTCCGGCGCGGATGGCATTTCTAAAGCCGATCTCCGCCGCGATCGCGATTGGAACAGGAGGGCCGTTTGGCGCGGAGGGGCCGATTATCGCGACGGGCGGCGCGCTCGGCTCCGTGGTGGGTCAACTCTTGAAAACGACCGCCGACGAACGGAAGATTCTTTTATCGGCCGGGGCGGCGGCCGGCATGTCGGCGACGTTCGGCAGCCCTGTGTCGGCTGTCTTGCTGGCGATTGAGCTGTTGTTATTTGAATTTCGGCCCCGCTCCTTCATCCCGGTGGCATTGGCCAGTGTGACCGCGGCGGCGGTTCGAATGGGATTTGTCGGCGCGGCCCCCGCCTTTGCCATGCCTGAATTAGCCCAGCCCGCCGGGGCGGCGATCGCCTCTTACATTTTCCTGGGCGCCGCCGTCGGGGTGGTCTCCGTCTATATCACGCGTGCGGTCTATGCGATTGAAGATGGGTTCGAGCATTTACCCATTCATTGGATGTGGTGGCCGGCGCTCGGCGCGGTTGCCGTCGGCGTCATCGGTTATGCCGTGCCTCGCACCCTGGGGATCGGGTATGAAAATATTGAGGAGATCCTTTCAGGAGAGATCACCGGCCAAGCGCTGGTGATCCTTTTTACTTTTAAATTCATTTCATGGGCGGTCTCGCTTGGAAGCGGGACCTCCGGGGGAACACTGGCCCCCTTATTCACCATTGGAGGAGGCCTGGGAGCCGCTCTCGGAAGCGCGACCTTGTTTCTGTTTCCCCATATCGGGCTGGATGTGCGCGTCGCCGCTCTTGTCGGAATGGCGGCGATTTTTGCAGGAGCCTCCCGGGCGCTGCTGGCTTCCGTGGTCTTTGCCTTCGAGACGACCATGCAACCGCTGGGTCTGCTTCCGCTGCTGGGTGGATGCACAGCGGCCTATTTGGTTTCGAGCCTGCTCATGAAGCATACGATTATGACGGAAAAAATTGCGCGCCGCGGCGTCCAGGTCCTCACCGAATATACGGTTGATTCCCTGGCGCAGACACTCGTTCGAGAGAGCGCTTCATACCCGGCCGTCTCGCTTAAAGCCGATATGACGGTCGAGCAGGTTCGCTCCTGGGTTGCTTTAGATCTTCCAGAGAGCCGTCATCAAGGGTTTCCCATATTAGACCCAGAGGGCCGTCTTATCGGCGTCTTAACCCGGCGCGACTTGTTTGATCCCAACATTCCTGTGACGACACCACTCAGGGAGCTTATTAAACGGCCGCCGGCTGTCGTCTTTGAAGCGCATACCCTTCGTGAAGCGGCCGACTTGATGGTCGAAGAGGATATCGGACGGCTTCCTGTAATCACGCGATCCCATCCATCCAAAGTCGTTGCCATGCTGACACGGAGTGACCTGCTGTTAGCACACCGCAAACGCCTCGAAGAAGCGCACCAAATGCAACAGAGTATCCGCTGGGGTAAAGGTCCATCCGCTTCGGGATAA